The sequence below is a genomic window from Actinomycetota bacterium.
CCCCCGCCCTGCGCATCATGAACTCGACAGCAGGACTCATGTTCATCGGCGTGAGTCGCGTGCGAGGATGTGTGGAGGGCCAGACGCGCACGACCTCGTCGGCGAAGCCCTGACCGACTTCGAGGACACCTGCGAAGTCCAACTCGACGTCCGAGAATCGATCGAGCCCCTCGAGCAGACGCTTCGCCTCGCTCCGCGAGATGAAGTGGTCCCCGGTCTGAGCGAGCCTCACCGACGGACGCGAGCGGGCGAACTCGAATTCCTCATCCGCGAATTCCCAGAACAGGTCGCGCATCGGGCGGACGCCCGCAAGTGGGACGCTGAACCGCACGACGGTACCAGCAACCACCGAAGACTCACCCACCGCTTGGTCCCCCCGCTCGTTGTCCACGATCCATGAGATCCCGTTGGCCTCGATCCGGAAGAGACGCACTGCGCGAGAGGTGAAGAAGATGCCCTGCCCCGTGTGATGCGCGGGATCGGTGGTGCGCTTGCCCTTCGACAGTTCGAGGACAGAGGATTCGGCATCGGGCAGCTGCAGGTGGACACGCAGGTGCTCGAAGACGCCGATCCCATCGTCACGCACCTCGATCTCCACCACGTCGTCCCGCTGACGCGCGACGACCTCCGCGACAGAGCCGCCGGAGTGATCGACGGCGTTGTTCACCATCTCCGTGAGCGCGTACCCGATCACTCCGCGCGCCGCCTCCTCGACGGAGGGCGGCAGGACCGCCATGACGTCACGCCACACGACGTGTTCTTCAAGCCCCGCGAGTGGTGATCGCGCCGAGTAGAGCGTGGTCCCGGCGCCTGAGGCGAGAGGCGGCAGCGCGACCACGTGGCGTCGATACGCAGCGTCGACCTCGGCAGGGTCATACCGGCGGTGCCCGCCCGTCGTGCGAACACTGGGGAGGAGTCCGGCGTCGGTGAGCTTGCGCACCCATGACACCGACACGCCGAGGCGCGACGCGATGACGCCGATCGACACGAGGCGATGTTCAGAATCTACACTCATGGTGTGGATTCTAATGGCCATCGGGGGAGAAATCTACACTTGAGTGTAGATTCTGTGCCGCAGCAGGGATCAGAAACCTACACTCCGGTGTAGATTCGGGCATGTATCTCCCCGCCGCTCAGCCCTCGCGCCACAGCCGGTCGAACTCGGCGACGACGCGCTCGCACACCGGGCCGCCACGGCCGCGCACCGCCACCGCGCCGCCGAACGCGTTGGTGAGCAGCGCCTCGTCGGCGGCCTCGAACCGCTCCCAAGGCATCGGCTCGACTTCCGCTCGCAGGCCCGCCGCTCCCGCGCGCTCGAGCAGCCACGCGCGCGCGACGCCCGCGATCGCGGGGGGCGCCGGCGGCGTCACGAGCACGCCACCTTCGACCGTCCAGACGGTCGCCGTGCCGCCGTCGATCACCAGGCCGTCCGGGCCGACGAGCACCGCCTGGTGGGCATCCGCCGCGTAGGCGACGCGCTGGGCGTCGTCCCAGAACGAACGGTCGAGCGGCTTGGCGGCGCCGGGCGGCAGCTCGGGCGCTCCGTCGACATCCACGCGCACGCACACCGGACCGCCGACCACGTCGAGCGACGACAGCTCCCGAGAGACGCTCGCTGCGGCCTCGCCGTCCGTGCCCACCGAGAGCGAGAGGCGCACGCGCTGCCCGGGCCGGGCGTCCTCGTACTCGCCGGCGAGCGGGAAGGCGGTGAGTTCGGCGCAGATGAGCATCGACTCGGAACAGCCGCCGGCCTCGAGCCGCGCGCGGTGCCATCGCCACAGCGGGATCCCGCCCTCAACGACGCGGCAGGTCTCGCGCAGGGAGACGGGCGGGCCACCGGTATCGCC
It includes:
- a CDS encoding DUF4325 domain-containing protein encodes the protein MAIRIHTMSVDSEHRLVSIGVIASRLGVSVSWVRKLTDAGLLPSVRTTGGHRRYDPAEVDAAYRRHVVALPPLASGAGTTLYSARSPLAGLEEHVVWRDVMAVLPPSVEEAARGVIGYALTEMVNNAVDHSGGSVAEVVARQRDDVVEIEVRDDGIGVFEHLRVHLQLPDAESSVLELSKGKRTTDPAHHTGQGIFFTSRAVRLFRIEANGISWIVDNERGDQAVGESSVVAGTVVRFSVPLAGVRPMRDLFWEFADEEFEFARSRPSVRLAQTGDHFISRSEAKRLLEGLDRFSDVELDFAGVLEVGQGFADEVVRVWPSTHPRTRLTPMNMSPAVEFMMRRAG